In a single window of the Hippoglossus hippoglossus isolate fHipHip1 chromosome 7, fHipHip1.pri, whole genome shotgun sequence genome:
- the si:dkey-261h17.1 gene encoding uncharacterized protein si:dkey-261h17.1 isoform X2, whose amino-acid sequence MAASMWRMNWLWRRMAGVLVLCALLLSNEVICQDDSTAAPEVATASLTAGANAATDAAAPDAATPDAAAPDASAAPTAADSATAGGQDPAASVVPGDNPFPATIVTVALFPDKMDGGNSGTIVAPSDSNNGIDDVSSVVKLVSPGVKCVGKDDIPESNAVKVVVVTENCEVSKGIIQANPAVWCNTINCTLEIFQDGNNMLVTSEDAKMGTLAEALQSEHLKDKLGVKSTEIPSSSGSSVFVGVLVTGLLAAIATTAGYLKCQRRADPKGVRLAEEAYPVDQENQGNTLVSVAPLNPPPETQEKPSENGESPEAPKTEPAPPPTNGHSTAKTADTEL is encoded by the exons ATGAGGTGATATGTCAAGATGACTCAACAGCAGCACCCGAGGTCGCGACTGCCAGTCTCACCGCCGGCGCCAACGCTG CGACCGATGCTGCCGCTCCAGATGCTGCCACTCCAGA TGCTGCCGCTCCAGATGCCTCCGCTGCCCCGACTGCGGCTGACTCTGCGACCGCAGGAGGTCAAGACCCTGCAGCCTCTGTGGTTCCCGGAGATAACCCATTCCCAGCAACTATTGTAACCGTTGCACTTTTTCCAGACAAGATGGACGGGGGCAACTCAGGGACGATCGTGGCCCCCTCCGACAGCAACAATGGGATAGATGATGTCTCAAGTGTCGTTAAGTTGGTGTCG CCGGGCGTGAAGTGTGTTGGAAAAGACGACATCCCAGAGAGCAACGCCGTCAAGGTCGTGGTAGTGACGGAAAATTGC GAGGTATCCAAAGGTATTATTCAGGCGAACCCTGCGGTCTGGTGCAACACCATAAACTGCACACTAGAAATCTTCCAAGACGGCAACAACATGCTGGTGACCAGTGAGGATG CTAAGATGGGAACTTTGGCTGAAGCTCTCCAGAGTGAACATTTGAAAGACAAG CTGGGTGTGAAAAGCACCGAGATCCCATCATCGTCAGGTTCCTCCGTATTCGTCGGGGTTCTGGTCACTGGTCTGCTCGCTGCCATCGCGACCACTGCCGGTTACTTGAAATGCCAACGCAGGGCCGACCCCAAGGGAGTGAGGCTG GCGGAGGAGGCCTATCCCGTGGATCAGGAGAACCAGGGGAACACCCTTGTGTCTGTGGCCCCCCTCAACCCCCCTCCAGAAACTCAGGAGAAACCCAGCGAGAACGGAGAGTCCCCCGAGGCCCCCAAGACCGAGCCCGCTCCTCCTCCCACCAACGGCCACTCCACCGCCAAGACGGCAGACACCGAGCTGTGA
- the si:dkey-261h17.1 gene encoding uncharacterized protein si:dkey-261h17.1 isoform X1, producing the protein MAASMWRMNWLWRRMAGVLVLCALLLSNEVICQDDSTAAPEVATASLTAGANAATDAAAPDAATPDAAAPAAAAPDAATPGAAAPDASAAPTAADSATAGGQDPAASVVPGDNPFPATIVTVALFPDKMDGGNSGTIVAPSDSNNGIDDVSSVVKLVSPGVKCVGKDDIPESNAVKVVVVTENCEVSKGIIQANPAVWCNTINCTLEIFQDGNNMLVTSEDAKMGTLAEALQSEHLKDKLGVKSTEIPSSSGSSVFVGVLVTGLLAAIATTAGYLKCQRRADPKGVRLAEEAYPVDQENQGNTLVSVAPLNPPPETQEKPSENGESPEAPKTEPAPPPTNGHSTAKTADTEL; encoded by the exons ATGAGGTGATATGTCAAGATGACTCAACAGCAGCACCCGAGGTCGCGACTGCCAGTCTCACCGCCGGCGCCAACGCTG CGACCGATGCTGCCGCTCCAGATGCTGCCACTCCAGATGCTGCCGCTCCAGCTGCTGCCGCTCCAGATGCTGCCACTCCAGGTGCTGCCGCTCCAGATGCCTCCGCTGCCCCGACTGCGGCTGACTCTGCGACCGCAGGAGGTCAAGACCCTGCAGCCTCTGTGGTTCCCGGAGATAACCCATTCCCAGCAACTATTGTAACCGTTGCACTTTTTCCAGACAAGATGGACGGGGGCAACTCAGGGACGATCGTGGCCCCCTCCGACAGCAACAATGGGATAGATGATGTCTCAAGTGTCGTTAAGTTGGTGTCG CCGGGCGTGAAGTGTGTTGGAAAAGACGACATCCCAGAGAGCAACGCCGTCAAGGTCGTGGTAGTGACGGAAAATTGC GAGGTATCCAAAGGTATTATTCAGGCGAACCCTGCGGTCTGGTGCAACACCATAAACTGCACACTAGAAATCTTCCAAGACGGCAACAACATGCTGGTGACCAGTGAGGATG CTAAGATGGGAACTTTGGCTGAAGCTCTCCAGAGTGAACATTTGAAAGACAAG CTGGGTGTGAAAAGCACCGAGATCCCATCATCGTCAGGTTCCTCCGTATTCGTCGGGGTTCTGGTCACTGGTCTGCTCGCTGCCATCGCGACCACTGCCGGTTACTTGAAATGCCAACGCAGGGCCGACCCCAAGGGAGTGAGGCTG GCGGAGGAGGCCTATCCCGTGGATCAGGAGAACCAGGGGAACACCCTTGTGTCTGTGGCCCCCCTCAACCCCCCTCCAGAAACTCAGGAGAAACCCAGCGAGAACGGAGAGTCCCCCGAGGCCCCCAAGACCGAGCCCGCTCCTCCTCCCACCAACGGCCACTCCACCGCCAAGACGGCAGACACCGAGCTGTGA